The segment ATCAGACACGCTTAATAAGCATTGGACTTCCCCTCACATACTGCAGAGaattgttctgcacatatccctccCCTAGCCATACCAAGCCTTTCCGTGTTTGTTTTCACAGTTCCACTTGTTTTGGTtcatagttttcatagtcttgctTCAGTTtatagtttagtctttttcttgcTTTGCCTTGTTTCTCGTGTTTTGACCCTTTGCTCTGGATTCTGGATTAAccctcttgcttagccctctggatCGTAGACCCACGCTTGCCATAGGAACATTCTTTGTCTTCCCCTATATATACCcgtttgccagtgtttgacccatgcctgttatgaACATGTCTTAgtgtaataaaagcttgcacatggatcTGCATGTCTCACATCTCATCGGCTCCCACGTTACAGTCCTATAGCCTAGCTGTTCTCATGTCCAGTTtgcttttcttttatgtttttgcatCTCTTATGATCACCCATGATTATGCTGCCAATTTAAAggctttttatatgtatataaccaacattttattttgcgatcatttgcttttaaaatactTCGTCATTTTTTGTCATACAGATCATCATATTTGCCAGTGCAGTCTGACAAGGTTTTTTTGCATGCACTTGATCGATAATTAGCCTTTGTATAAtacttataaaaaaacatttaaatactgtCAGATGCCGTCTTATAGAAAGTGCTAATGGAGTTTTATTCCGTCTCATGTACTTGTTGCTAcgttaaatattactattattattatttttaggctTGACACACACAGTAGTTCATTAGTAGTTGATTAAATAGATGATGACAAAATAATTTGATGCTGTTTGACTTGTTTCAATGACTCTGGCTCAAACTGCTAAATCTCACTCCTTTGATAAATGTAGTGAAAGATCTGAGTAGTGTAGAAACTGTAGTCAATCACAGGTCGTCAGGACTTCTGTTTCAAATGGTTCAGCAATTTTCCTGTCACCATCAACTGAAAAAACATTGAACCATTACTTTTCAGCTTGCAGTAgcacaaattttttttacattaatttattgaCACAGTCAAATAACCATAGAagaacaaaatattatatcattCACATAATTAAAATCTAATATTGGATCGTTATCTATATAAGCTGAATAAACTGCATCTAGCATGTCTTTGTACTGTATACGATATACATTAATCTTACCTTTAGAACTGTCATTTTCAACAGTAAACGGTAAACCTGTTtccttttaaacaaaaacaaacattattaaaacatagTAAACAAACTGTTTTACCTTCTCTATTTCATGTAAAAAGTTGAACATACCTGTATCCCTgtttgaacaacaacaacaaaaaaagtatatattaatgTAACTCACAAAAAACTACCTgtcaaatatttgtaataattttttgttggtttagaaatgcatcttttatgctcaccaaaagtgattttatttgctcaaaaacacAGTTTAAACATTAATACCGtaaaatagtatatattttataatttaatgtattttacaatattatacagCCATAAGCAGCCAttattacagtcttcagtgtcacaagactATCATTCTAACATAacgttatacattttttattattattattatagttgaaaacagtatttgctgcttaatatttttgtggaaagcctgatgtaatttattttacgatttatttgatattatttgtatagaatcattaaaatgaatgccactgatttatgtttattttttgtttttttcttacccCAAACCTCTAAATGCTACTTTatcacaaaaatttaaattgataataataataataaatctgtagAAAATCCTCTGTACAACaccatcatttttaaatgtagcaATATACTGTGTATATGAATGATTATCAAAGTGACCCAGCCTGGAATAATTGATGAATTTTCAAAGAAAATTccattatataaaaaacacaacaatagatctcatattacaaaatataactgAATAGCCCTTACCTGTACTTTTTGATTGCTTCTTCTtccaaatatgtttaaatatgaaaaataatattactaaaattattattaaagtaactATAACACTAGGGGCAGTTATTGCTACAGCTGTAGAGGGATTTCCACATTTGGTGTCAGATGAATTTGTTCCTGGATTTGTTTCAGTAAGTCCCAGGGCCTCACATCTGTGAAATAATATTGTATGcacaatcagatttttttttaaatgaccaacaGCACACAAAAACAGCATAAGTGAGCACTTACTTTGTGTGTGCTAAACAGGATGAGAAAGATCCATTTGAATATGTGTCACCTGTACAGTCAGCACATACAGTATCTGTAGAGCCAGTACCTGCAGAGACAGTCAGCAAATTAAACTGTCACTGTTGTGTTTCTCTATTcatttcttcctttttcttttccatttaatGCAGCACAGATAAcaattaagaaatgtttcatgtatgtttatatacgggaatttttttttaaataatttacctgCTTGTTTGATATATTGGCCAGGGCTACATTCTGAATGTTGCAAAGCTAAAGAACAGTAGCCTTTCTTTTTTGCAATGCAGTAGAATCTCTCTAGAGGCCCACAAACAGTGTCTGATGACCGAGTGCATTTTTTATTCACTCTTAAACCACGGCctaggataaaaaataaaaaataagcattgCATTAATTGTCTTTTATGCCTTCTTCATACTGTCAGCCAAAATCAGATTTTTGTGCAAGTCTGCAGGGAATCAGATTCTATCCAGATATGCACAAAATCGGATTTGGGCTGACAATCTGAATGGGGCTTCAGAAGACACTTGCACAGTTACATCTGAAGCCACTGACACTATATTCTTGCCAGGCACAGTTTCCTGGAGCAACTAGATTGCAACAATGCAGTTCTTAAATGACTTGAATAAACAGACATGATAACCTTTCGAGAGAACACCAACTGCATCCTCTAGCACCTTGACCTTTGGAGTGACCTGTGTTTGAATCACACACCTAAACACAACCACAACACTGGATGACGAATGCCTGTGCATCAGTACTGGCACGACCATGTTATAAAAGGTGCCAGAGAATCTTGATTTTGTTGTCTACTATACTTTCCCAATTACTGTAGGCTCTCCTCTAGTTATGCTTTCAACGGCTCTTTCCAGGCCTTGCTGTCTTGGATCCCCCTCCCCTTACTCAGGTATTTGATTGAGCATATGAGTTCTCCTCTCAATCTGTGGGTCAAGTACTCTGCTACTTTCAGCTCTGTGAGGCAGTCATACCAGGTTGATAGGCCTTCCTTGGCCTCCCTAATGAGCTGCCATTATGACTGAATTTTGCAGTGGTCCCCCCTCTCCAGAATGGTTTTCTATCAGCATGCCGCTCCCAGATTGAGTATGTGAGTCCTCCTCTCGATCTGAGAGTTGAGTACTCCACTCCCTAAGCTCTGTGTTGTGGTCACACCAGGCTGATAGGCTTCCCTTTAACCTTCCTGATGGACTGCCTTCAAGGTTGAGTTTGGCCCTGCTCCCCTTACTTTAGAAGGTCTCCTATGAGCATGCCATTCCCTGAGCCCTATCTTGTGCTATTATGTGGACTGCCCGTATAATGGAGCTTGACAGTGCTCCCCTCGATTTAGAGGGTTGCTACCAGGAGCAGCGTTATGTGTATAGTTTGAACCTGTGAGGTTTCCTCTCAATCTGAGAGTCAAGTACTCCACTCCTTTGAGGTCAGTGAGGTAGTCATACCAGGTTGATAGGCATTCCTTGGCCTCCCTGATGGTCTGCCCTCATGGTTGAGCTTGGTAGTGCCCTTTTTAAAATCCATGCTTATGCCAAGCGCACATGCTGAGCATCATGTGCACTTTCTAATATCCATATACATGGTAATGTTTACTCACTACGGGCATCGTACCCTTTTGGGTCCCACTCTAGGTGTGTATTGTCACAGATACCAATGACAAACACTTCCCACTTGGGGTGGGGTATGCCAGTGATGGCTTCCCATCTCATGGGATCTGGAAAAAGTAATCTATAGGAAATCTCCTTTTCTGGTCCAGTGTAAGGTGTTTATTTCCGGTACATTGCAATTTTCTTCGCACTGGATATCTTTTTATCATATCAGCCCTTATCAGGTAAGTTATTGGGTATGTAGCAGATGACATGTTCTCCCAGCACCCTTTTGTACAATGGCCACGCTGGTAGTGAAGTCATAGGCTGTCGCCAGCCAATGTTATTATCATATTTAGACATGTACTTCAGACACCACACTGAAGGAGTTCCCCACATTAACTGCTAGAGGATGTAGTGTCTTGTTGCCttttcagggaaccatggttacatgcatatAACCTGAGACGTTTGCCACCATCAGTCTGACATTTTCAGATGACCACATATCAAGTGGAAATGGAAACACTCACTTGCATCACATACAGTACAAGGAAAGCATCCAGTGAGGTTATTTGGTTCATCAGTGAAAGTTGATGAAGGGCATGGAACACAAGTTGTGCTGGTGTCATCTGTGCAGTGCCAATAAACACGGTTTCCTGAAAAGGCAGCACATAAAATTTGTTGTTGACTTCTAacaatattgaataatatttttaccattttggaaaaaaatcaaatcaaaatatcaGAGTATTTAGAAAGCATTGGAAAAGCCCTTCATAATTTCAGATAGTTAATTAGTTATTAAGTAAAGGAAAAGCCCTTTATAATTTGTGAATGAATTTAAACTGAAACAGATTCTTTATGGCAGACAACAACAAACTTCTAATActgtaaatcaataaacaaataaacaaacatatacagatgaaaaaatatattaataaagttAAGTAGTATATATGTTATAACTTGCAGTCTTACCAGGGGCACACATTGGGCAGCATTGCTTGTGTATCTCATATTCAGCATGAGAACACTGACAGGAACAAAGTTTATAGTTAAGAGGaacaattactgtaataaaaataatgatccTTAAAGCAAACATAGTCACAGTCTAGATTTATTCAGTCGATCTTGGATGTCATTAGTACTGTGCTGTCTACAGCACAACCTTCGGAAGCTTTGATTCCTGCGATGATAGATGGTAGATTTATCTCTTAACTGTAAACATTATGGAGTGATTTCGTAGAAAACTGAAAGTCAAGGTGACAGTAGTTCAAGACTCTTCAAGTCTCAGTTCTTCTACAGGTCATGCTTCCACAAGGTTCTTGCAGACATATGCATTCTTCGGAAAGctaaaatgaaacagaaaaagCAGAAAAAGGATCAGCTCATTGTAAACCTCATTTATACactgtataaaattataaaaaatgtcagcagcaaaaactgtaaattatacTACAAAACCCTGTTAATTGTTTAATGgtatttcattttgtcattttacagTAAAGTACTGCTAAATGTACACTTCTGTGGAGTGTTCTCTGTTTGTCAGCCAACATTTGATTTTTTCTCACCAGTTAAGCACATTATAGAGATGTACGTTACATCttatgttaaattaatgttaactgcattattttttatgttgtgtgtaACCATGatagtgttttgtatttgtgtgaCCACTTTTAGTAATTCGgtatatgaaaaatatttcagttgATGAAAAAATGTTTGTACTGTAAATTTTATAAAACTCTAAAAGGttataaatcttaaaaatgttcctACAATACTGTATGGTAATATTCTGCCAACTGGCAATTTTTCAGAAATTTCACCTTTTTTAAAACCGGTGTTTCTCCAACAAATGAATTTGCTTGTGGATTTTCGGGGGGTGGGGGGGATACTAGTTTCACCATctcacagttttatttat is part of the Carassius auratus strain Wakin unplaced genomic scaffold, ASM336829v1 scaf_tig00012155, whole genome shotgun sequence genome and harbors:
- the LOC113073446 gene encoding tumor necrosis factor receptor superfamily member 14-like isoform X1, whose product is MFALRIIIFITVIVPLNYKLCSCQCSHAEYEIHKQCCPMCAPGNRVYWHCTDDTSTTCVPCPSSTFTDEPNNLTGCFPCTVCDASRGLRVNKKCTRSSDTVCGPLERFYCIAKKKGYCSLALQHSECSPGQYIKQAGTGSTDTVCADCTGDTYSNGSFSSCLAHTKCEALGLTETNPGTNSSDTKCGNPSTAVAITAPSVIVTLIIILVILFFIFKHIWKKKQSKSTGIQETGLPFTVENDSSKVDGDRKIAEPFETEVLTTCD
- the LOC113073446 gene encoding tumor necrosis factor receptor superfamily member 5-like isoform X2, coding for MFALRIIIFITVIVPLNYKLCSCQCSHAEYEIHKQCCPMCAPGNRVYWHCTDDTSTTCVPCPSSTFTDEPNNLTGCFPCTVCDASTGSTDTVCADCTGDTYSNGSFSSCLAHTKCEALGLTETNPGTNSSDTKCGNPSTAVAITAPSVIVTLIIILVILFFIFKHIWKKKQSKSTGIQETGLPFTVENDSSKVDGDRKIAEPFETEVLTTCD